One stretch of Kluyveromyces marxianus DMKU3-1042 DNA, complete genome, chromosome 8 DNA includes these proteins:
- the UGA4 gene encoding GABA-specific permease, whose amino-acid sequence MSDSNSTSTGSEKNRYVVTSNEIQKAAPITSLRTITSRNVGEVNYINAKTAHDDTELLAEIGYKQELQRHFSKIQVFGVSFSIMGLLPSIASILVTALPGGMVSLVWGWFIAGFFVLTNGLAMSELASAIPTSGGLYYYTYHYAPPKAKRLLSFVVGNSNSLALIAGLCSVNYGLAGEILSIVVIAKDGNFEITNAKTYGVYAGCTIAVGIVTSVATVAVSRLQTFSIVSNLILIAIFFVALPVGVAKSDHMDFNSASYIFGNWENLSDWTDGWQFMLTGFTPVIWVIGAFDSCIHMSEEAKNATASVPFGIIGSITVCWILGFLICIVLAACSSKDIAGILGGKFGQPFAQIIFDAMGKNWAIALMVLIAFCQFLMASSILTAISRQIWAFARDDGLPFSRIIKVVNVKLSSPIRATWFGAICALAIGCLCLIGTQASSALFSLYISANYFSWMVPNLLRMTFGQEIFTPGAFYMGKTWSPIINWTSIAFELFIIILMQFPSMQHHITPKTMNYTVVFTGTVWIGSVLYFKFYKKRIFVGPKSNLTDAEYEENVGQDVLDAILSKQQEQE is encoded by the coding sequence ATGTCtgattcaaattcaacGTCTACCGGTTCAGAAAAGAACAGGTACGTTGTTACTTCTAATGAGATTCAGAAAGCTGCTCCAATTACCTCTCTTCGAACTATTACCTCGAGAAATGTTGGTGAGGTTAACTATATTAATGCTAAGACTGCCCATGATGACACAGAGTTGTTGGCTGAAATTGGTTACAAGCAGGAATTGCAAAGACATTTTTCCAAGATCCAAGTGTTTGGTGTTTCCTTCTCTATCATGGGTCTTTTGCCCTCGATTGCCTCGATTCTTGTTACTGCCTTGCCAGGTGGGATGGTGAGTTTGGTGTGGGGTTGGTTTATTGCCGGTTTCTTTGTGCTAACGAATGGTTTAGCCATGTCTGAACTTGCCTCTGCTATCCCAACCTCGGGTGGtctttattattacacATACCATTACGCTCCACCAAAGGCAAAGCGTTTGCTATCTTTCGTTGTCGGTAACTCAAACTCATTGGCGTTGATCGCTGGTTTGTGTTCTGTTAATTATGGGCTTGCAGGCGAGATCTTGTCCATTGTTGTTATCGCAAAGGACGGTAATTTCGAAATTACCAACGCTAAGACCTACGGTGTATATGCCGGGTGCACAATTGCTGTAGGTATTGTCACATCAGTTGCAACTGTTGCAGTTTCCAGATTGCAGACATTCTCCATTGTATCCaacttgattttgatcGCGATATTCTTCGTTGCACTACCAGTCGGTGTCGCTAAGTCTGACCACATGGATTTCAACAGCGCTAGCTATATTTTCGGTAACTGGGAAAACCTCTCAGACTGGACTGATGGATGGCAATTCATGTTGACCGGTTTCACTCCCGTCATTTGGGTCATTGGTGCTTTCGATTCCTGCATTCACATGTctgaagaagctaaaaACGCAACTGCTTCTGTCCCATTCGGTATCATTGGTTCCATTACCGTGTGCTGGATTCTAGGCTTCTTAATCTGTATTGTCCTTGCagcttgttcttccaaggACATTGCTGGTATTCTAGGAGGTAAGTTTGGTCAACCATTTGCCCAGATCATATTCGATGCCATGGGCAAAAACTGGGCCATCGCACTTATGGTTCTTATTGCCTTCTGTCAATTTTTGATGGCATCTTCTATCTTGACAGCTATCTCTAGACAAATCTGGGCTTTCGCTCGTGATGACGGTTTGCCATTCTCACGTATCATCAAGGTGGTCAATGTGAAATTGTCTTCTCCAATTAGAGCTACTTGGTTTGGTGCTATCTGTGCCTTGGCCATCGGCTGTCTATGTTTGATTGGTACCCAAGCTTCATCCGCATTGTTCTCACTTTATATTTCCGCCAACTACTTCTCGTGGATGGTTCCAAACCTACTAAGGATGACCTTCGGTCAGGAAATTTTCACACCGGGTGCTTTCTACATGGGGAAGACATGGTCCCCCATCATCAACTGGACCTCCATCGCCTTCGAAttattcatcatcattctAATGCAATTCCCTTCCATGCAACATCACATTACTCCAAAGACGATGAATTACACTGTCGTTTTCACTGGTACCGTATGGATAGGTTCTGTGCTCTACTTCAAATTCTATAAGAAGAGGATCTTCGTGGGTCCAAAGTCCAACTTGACCGATGCAGAATACGAGGAAAATGTCGGACAAGACGTCCTTGACGCTATTCTCTCgaaacaacaagaacaggAATAA
- the UGA4 gene encoding GABA-specific permease, whose translation MSETGSSASGKNNFEINTKEVPHAAPITSLRTITSRRVGEVNYINAKTAHDDTELLAEIGYKQELQRHFTKIQVLGIAFSIMGLLPSIASILSMSLPGGTVSLVWGWFIAGFFVLTNGLAMSELASAIPTSGGLYYYTYHYAPPKAKRLLSFVVGNSNSLALIAGLCSINYGLAGEILSIVVIGKNDDFEITNAKNYGVYAGCVVATGLITSVATVAVSKLQTFSIVSNLLLIALFFVALPVGVAKSNHMDFNDASYIFGHWENLSDWPNGWQFMLAGFQPITWVIGGFDSCIHMSEEAKNATASVPFGIIGSISICWILGFFICIVIAACSSKDIPGIIGSKFGQPLAQIFFDALGKKWAMAFMVLIAFCQFLMAASMMTAISRQIWAFARDDGLPFSKVIKVVNIKLSSPIRATWFGAVCALAIGCLCLIGTQASSALFSLAISANYFSWMIPNILRMTIGKEIFTPGAFFMGRISPIINWISISFELFIIVLVCFPSIQHHIKPKEMNYSVVFIGAVWSLSAVYFLVYKYKFYSGPKSNLTDEEYEEKVGQDVLDAILSKHEE comes from the coding sequence ATGTCTGAAACTGGTTCTTCGGCTTCTGGGAAGAACAACTTTGAAATTAACACTAAAGAGGTTCCACATGCTGCACCAATTACCTCTCTACGAACTATCACCTCGAGACGTGTGGGTGAGGTTAACTATATTAATGCCAAGACTGCCCACGATGACACAGAGTTGTTGGCTGAAATTGGTTACAAGCAGGAATTGCAAAGACATTTTACCAAGATCCAGGTTTTAGGTATTGCCTTTTCCATTATGGGTCTTTTGCCCTCGATTGCCTCCATTTTGTCCATGTCCTTGCCAGGTGGTACTGTGAGTTTGGTGTGGGGTTGGTTTATTGCCGGTTTCTTTGTGCTAACGAATGGTTTAGCCATGTCTGAACTTGCCTCTGCTATCCCAACCTCGGGTGGtctttattattacacATACCATTACGCTCCACCAAAGGCAAAGCGTTTGCTATCTTTCGTTGTCGGTAACTCAAACTCATTGGCGTTGATCGCTGGTTTGTGTTCTATCAACTATGGTCTTGCAGGCGAAATCTTGTCTATTGTTGTCATCGGAAAGAATGATGACTTCGAAATCACCAACGCTAAGAACTATGGTGTGTATGCTGGATGTGTTGTCGCAACTGGTCTAATAACTTCTGTTGCAACTGTTGCTGTGTCAAAACTACAGACATTTTCCATTGTCTCcaatttgttgttgatcgCACTATTCTTCGTTGCACTACCAGTTGGTGTCGCTAAGTCCAACCACATGGATTTCAACGATGCCAGCTACATTTTTGGTCACTGGGAGAATCTTTCGGACTGGCCTAATGGATGGCAATTCATGTTGGCTGGTTTCCAACCTATCACTTGGGTCATTGGTGGTTTCGATTCCTGTATTCACATGTctgaagaagctaaaaACGCAACCGCCTCTGTCCCATTCGGTATCATTGGTTCCATCTCGATATGTTGGATCttaggtttcttcatctgcaTCGTCATTGCCGCCTGTTCTTCTAAGGATATCCCAGGTATTATTGGAAGTAAGTTTGGTCAACCATTGGCTCAAATCTTTTTTGACGCCTTAGGCAAAAAGTGGGCCATGGCTTTCATGGTCCTTATTGCCTTCTGTCAATTTTTGATGGCAGCATCTATGATGACAGCTATCTCAAGACAAATCTGGGCTTTCGCTCGTGATGATGGTTTGCCATTCTCCAAAGTCATCAAGGTGGTCAACATCAAgctttcttctccaattAGAGCTACCTGGTTCGGTGCTGTCTGTGCCTTGGCTATTGGATGCCTATGTTTGATCGGAACCCAAGCTTCTTCCGCATTGTTCTCTTTAGCCATTTCCGCTAATTACTTCTCGTGGATGATTCCAAATATCTTAAGAATGACCATTGGTAAGGAGATTTTTACGCCCGGTGCATTCTTCATGGGTAGGATCTCCCCTATTATCAACTGGATTTCCATCTCATTCGAGCTATTCATTATTGTTCTAGTGTGCTTCCCATCTATTCAACATCACATTAAGCCAAAGGAAATGAACTACAGTGTTGTATTCATCGGTGCAGTTTGGTCTCTATCTGCAGTCTACTTCTTAGTTTACAAATACAAGTTCTATTCTGGTCCAAAATCCAACTTGACCGATGAGGAGTATGAGGAGAAGGTCGGACAAGATGTGCTAGATGCTATTCTTTCTAAGCACGAAGAATGA
- a CDS encoding Zn(II)2Cys6 transcription factor domain-containing protein (GAL4-like Zn2Cys6 binuclear cluster DNA-binding domain), with protein sequence MLKPLRSCSRCRKNKIKCDSAETRPRPCSSCSKRGLTCTLDYVVPPKRSDELKKLHQSVSCVKHSVDRLLQNAVETASYAAASMGRLDMGMGLGLELEGNGSVGVGGNKDVQVLGGSETGSEYGSENEIGWDGGSSGGGNSSRSSPEVTWSSIKKSLSGVIPSRIIKVNESKFLRLMLNRDCLMFNNFELDIHDLEEVLLEFCFIVRSVLQSADKSEEELPPLDNIGQLLLSKEGSVYLVSIINFYFDIPNFDYLEFYDHVTQGDSQMHVSELWLFCNVILYGPAYFSPKVSHYSLPSICIPLQLQCIGDSMSNDLRPAFAKLYYSSQFKFQCPKLYLLQEKFSNFQDDPLLQLIQFRCKPQRIVPGHSSTKMSLSQLSICQYNDQR encoded by the coding sequence ATGTTGAAGCCGCTTAGGTCATGCAGTCGGTGCAGAAAGAATAAGATCAAGTGCGATTCCGCGGAAACAAGGCCGCGGCCTTGTAGCTCGTGCTCCAAGCGCGGATTGACGTGCACGCTGGACTACGTGGTGCCGCCGAAGCGTTCGGacgaattgaagaaactcCACCAGAGCGTGTCGTGCGTGAAGCACAGCGTGGACCGGTTGTTGCAGAACGCGGTTGAGACGGCGTCGTATGCGGCGGCGTCTATGGGACGCCTCGATATGGGGATGGGCCTTGGATTGGAACTGGAGGGTAACGGCAGTGTGGGCGTCGGCGGCAATAAGGATGTGCAGGTGTTGGGCGGTAGCGAGACCGGAAGCGAGTACGGAAGTGAGAACGAGATCGGCTGGGATggtggtagtagtggtggtggtaaCAGCAGCAGGTCTAGTCCGGAGGTCACGTGGTCTTCGATCAAGAAATCGCTCAGCGGAGTTATCCCCAGCAGGATCATCAAGGTGAACGAGTCGAAGTTCTTGCGGTTGATGCTCAACCGCGACTGTCTCATGTTCAACAATTTCGAACTCGATATCCACGACTTGGAAGAAGTGTTGCTCGAATTTTGCTTTATCGTGCGATCCGTGCTTCAAAGTGCAGATAAATCGGAGGAAGAGCTGCCCCCGTTGGACAACATCGGCCAGTTGCTGCTCTCCAAGGAGGGCTCGGTGTACTTGGTGTCGATCATCAACTTCTACTTCGATATTCCAAACTTTGACTACTTGGAGTTTTATGATCACGTGACGCAGGGCGACTCGCAAATGCACGTCAGTGAGCTGTGGTTGTTCTGCAACGTGATTCTCTACGGGCCCGCTTACTTCAGTCCCAAGGTGTCGCACTACTCGTTGCCCTCGATCTGCATTCCGTTGCAGCTACAGTGTATCGGGGACTCGATGAGTAACGATCTCAGGCCGGCGTTTGCGAAGCTGTACTACTCTTCGCAGTTCAAGTTCCAGTGTCCCAAGCTATATCTGCTGCAGGAAAAGTTCTCGAACTTCCAGGACGATCCTTTGTTGCAACTCATTCAGTTCAGATGCAAGCCCCAGCGGATAGTACCGGGACACTCGTCCACCAAGATGTCTCTTTCGCAGCTTTCGATCTGCCAGTATAACGACCAGCGCTAA
- the PEX2 gene encoding ubiquitin-protein ligase peroxin 2: MSRVSQLDGASLDAQLAQALQTELPVPCPSLVIETLVFVLGTRRWHQDSVGTYGSVLTGVGYRCSRWRLFAATVLLRQLLRQVRFGRTDVVYEVLDLVHLLGFLASGRGGPSLLHRVLGISAVFDPGFDYAALSSSSSSSSEVQMLWNAAVEMIAGMSYRPIRRVQAANASGSSSGSNKSTSSSSGICPACGETATNAQNAGCCSAKYCYICALELEHSRCLACNAKNITFVCTG; this comes from the coding sequence ATGTCCCGAGTGTCACAGTTGGATGGGGCCAGCTTGGACGCGCAGTTGGCACAGGCGTTGCAGACGGAGCTCCCTGTTCCGTGTCCGTCTTTGGTCATTGAGACATTGGTGTTTGTGCTGGGCACGCGCCGCTGGCACCAGGATAGTGTGGGGACGTACGGGAGCGTGCTCACGGGCGTGGGGTACAGGTGTTCGCGTTGGCGGCTATTTGCCGCGACGGTGTTGTTGCGGCAGCTTCTGCGGCAGGTGCGGTTCGGACGCACCGATGTGGTGTACGAGGTGCTGGATCTCGTGCACTTGCTTGGGTTTCTAGCGTCTGGGCGCGGGGGCCCGTCGCTGCTGCACCGTGTGCTAGGGATCTCGGCGGTGTTTGATCCGGGCTTCGACTATGCGGCGCTGtcttcgtcgtcgtcatcttcGTCGGAGGTGCAGATGCTCTGGAACGCGGCAGTGGAGATGATTGCAGGGATGTCGTACCGGCCGATTCGCCGGGTGCAGGCGGCAAATGCTAGcggtagtagtagtggtagtaaTAAAAGTACTAGCAGTAGCTCCGGCATTTGTCCTGCATGCGGCGAAACCGCCACCAACGCACAGAACGCAGGCTGCTGCAGCGCAAAGTACTGCTACATATGCGCGCTCGAGCTCGAGCACTCGCGCTGTCTCGCATGCAATGCCAAGAATATCACGTTTGTATGTACTGgataa
- the NUC1 gene encoding ribonuclease: protein MSLSLSRNALGAIVGVGTASYFWGKSSSGNGSGSTSTVTGPGSSSGVPAVNGGSGQGDGKLSLTGSNVDPGAFFKYGFPGPIHDLETRQEFISCYDRKTRNPYWVVEHITPESLKARGGDRKNSVFKEDERIPDMFRARLRDYFRSGYDRGHQAPAANAKFSQEAMDDTFYLTNICPQVGEGFNRDYWAHLEYFCRQLVDKYNSVRIMTGPLYLPKKDPKDGKFRVTYEVIGNPPNVAVPTHFFKLVVAEKPKNQANSDELHVAAFVLPNEPISNSTKLTEFEVPVNALERSSGLQLLQNVRPNKKKELCKQVSCQITVREFNKQVLALPPPKDVPALPGK from the coding sequence ATGAGTTTAAGTTTATCAAGAAACGCATTAGGTGCCATTGTTGGTGTTGGAACTGCCTCGTACTTCTGGGGAAAATCGTCATCCGGAAACGGATCTGGTAGCACCAGTACAGTAACTGGTCCTGGTAGCAGTTCCGGCGTACCAGCAGTTAATGGTGGATCTGGGCAAGGTGACGGGAAGTTGTCTTTGACTGGGAGTAATGTTGATCCTGGggccttcttcaagtatGGGTTCCCAGGTCCAATCCACGACTTGGAAACGAGGCAAGAGTTCATCTCGTGCTACGACAGAAAGACGAGAAACCCATACTGGGTGGTAGAACACATCACACCTGAGTCATTGAAGGCTAGAGGGGGAGACCGTAAGAATTCTGTGTTCAAGGAAGATGAAAGGATTCCGGACATGTTCCGTGCGCGTCTCAGAGACTACTTTAGGTCTGGATACGACAGGGGCCATCAGGCACCTGCTGCGAACGCCAAGTTTTCGCAAGAAGCAATGGACGACACTTTTTACTTGACGAATATATGTCCCCAGGTCGGAGAAGGTTTCAACCGGGACTACTGGGCTCACCTGGAGTACTTTTGCAGACAATTGGTGGACAAATACAACAGTGTCCGGATCATGACTGGTCCCTTGTACTTGCCAAAGAAGGATCCCAAGGATGGGAAGTTCAGAGTCACATACGAGGTGATTGGGAATCCACCGAACGTTGCAGTTCCTACGCACTTTTTCAAgcttgttgttgctgaGAAGCCTAAGAACCAGGCGAACTCTGACGAGTTGCACGTGGCAGCGTTTGTGCTGCCCAACGAGCCAATTTCGAACTCTACGAAACTAACCGAGTTTGAAGTTCCTGTGAACGCGTTGGAGAGAAGCTCGGGGCTGCAATTGCTGCAGAACGTTCGgccaaacaagaagaaggagttGTGCAAGCAAGTGAGCTGTCAAATCACTGTGAGGGAGTTCAACAAGCAGGTGCTAGCCTTGCCTCCGCCAAAGGACGTTCCTGCGCTACCGGGGAAGTGA
- the PHR1 gene encoding deoxyribodipyrimidine photo-lyase PHR1, giving the protein MKQTMKRQSIRKTNRSQELAECLKPNPVYYPNPITFQKANQFNNASRKRPLELLEDFISLDNDDDDDNQGSHGNGKESGTSTGCDSYVHWFRSDLRVNDNRGLAYAYRKARAEDRPIHGLYVINEHDWVAHMESGWKLTFIVEALKELGSSLSKYGIELHVRQFEPDTPLLSNSKAFSEWFVHTVEEITGTGNSTLVTANLQYEVDELYRDGRIARLGNTRNNFKLRLFHDQCIVRPGALTTGKGSQYTVFTPWYKKWVSYIEHDIDGTLKTPHGLNHPTDTKDFQQLPIDYHLPERFTSYIPEQHLHTPPATEAAALEAMKNFIEGRGTKYNENKDLLATDGTSLLSGYITIGIISTRTIVLSAYLANNRHIMNKNKDVKNNNSLETFIKEIAWRDFYKHVLCHWPFLSMDLPFKFETLNIKWQQDTTHFEQWCYGETGVPIVDAIMLQLLHTGYINNRARMITASFLAKNLLVDWRYGERWFRKHLIDYDVASNIGGWGFCSSTGVDCQPYFRVFNMTLQSQKFDPDGKFIRRWLHLPHTTDVHQPSNTAIVDLKESRERALEKYREVM; this is encoded by the coding sequence ATGAAACAAACCATGAAGAGGCAGAGTATTCGCAAAACCAACAGATCACAAGAGTTGGCAGAGTGCCTGAAACCAAATCCTGTGTACTATCCAAACCCAATAACATTCCAAAAAGCAAACCAGTTCAATAATGCCTCGCGTAAAAGGCCATTAGAACTGTTGGAAGATTTCATTTCGCTAgacaatgatgatgatgatgataatcAAGGGTCGCACGGGAACGGGAAGGAAAGCGGGACCTCCACTGGTTGTGATTCGTATGTTCACTGGTTTCGCTCTGATTTACGTGTTAACGACAATAGAGGTCTTGCATACGCTTACAGGAAGGCCCGGGCCGAAGATCGGCCAATACATGGCCTTTACGTGATAAATGAACACGATTGGGTGGCCCACATGGAGAGTGGATGGAAGTTGACGTTTATCGTGGAGGCTCTCAAGGAATTGGGGTCAAGTCTATCGAAATACGGAATTGAGCTTCACGTCAGGCAATTCGAACCGGACACGCCTCTATTGTCGAACTCAAAGGCGTTTAGTGAGTGGTTTGTGCATACTGTGGAAGAAATCACAGGAACAGGCAACAGTACCCTTGTCACTGCCAATTTGCAGTATGAAGTGGACGAATTGTACCGGGATGGACGCATTGCCAGGCTCGGTAATACCCGTAATAACTTCAAATTAAGGTTGTTTCACGACCAATGTATTGTGAGGCCTGGTGCCTTGACCACAGGGAAAGGCTCCCAATATACCGTCTTCACCCCATGGTACAAGAAATGGGTATCCTATATTGAACATGATATAGATGGGACCTTAAAGACCCCCCATGGATTGAATCATCCTACAGATACCAAGGACTTCCAACAACTACCAATTGACTACCATTTACCGGAAAGATTCACCTCCTACATCCCAGAACAACATTTGCACACCCCTCCGGCCACCGAAGCTGCAGCCTTGGAGGCcatgaaaaatttcatCGAGGGTAGGGGCACCAAGTACAACGAGAATAAAGATCTACTAGCCACCGACGGAACCTCGTTGCTCAGTGGCTACATCACAATCGGCATCATAAGCACAAGAACAATTGTGCTCAGTGCCTATCTGGCCAACAACCGCCACATCATgaataaaaacaaagacgtcaagaacaacaattcACTAGAGACATTCATCAAGGAAATAGCATGGAGAGACTTCTACAAACATGTGCTATGCCATTGGCCGTTTTTATCAATGGACCTACCGTTCAAGTTCGAAACTTTGAACATCAAGTGGCAGCAAGACACCACCCATTTCGAGCAATGGTGTTACGGAGAGACAGGCGTCCCCATAGTAGACGCAATCATGCTACAATTACTACACACCGGATACATAAATAACAGAGCTCGCATGATCACCGCATCATTTTTGGCCAAAAATCTCTTGGTAGACTGGCGTTACGGAGAACGCTGGTTCCGCAAGCACTTGATAGATTACGATGTAGCGTCCAATATTGGCGGATGGGGTTTCTGCTCCAGTACAGGTGTCGATTGTCAGCCTTACTTTCGTGTTTTCAACATGACCTTGCAAAGTCAAAAGTTCGATCCAGATGGAAAGTTTATCCGACGTTGGTTACACCTTCCACACACTACAGACGTCCACCAGCCATCGAATACAGCAATTGTAGACTTAAAGGAATCAAGAGAAAGGGCCCTAGAGAAATACAGAGAAGTAATGTAA